TGTGTCTGCTCTTGGGTGGGGGTGGCCTGGCTGGCTGAGGCACACGGTGGCGACAGGCAATGCCGTCCCATGACTTTGAGGTGAGCAGTGCTGCTGTCTCTGACACCCACCCCATTCCCTTGTGTCTCCTTGTCACTGCCGCAGCGTGAGCTCAGTGTCAGGTAAGAGTTCCCACGCCTGTCTGCGCAGATGGAGGCATTTCCAGCATCCACAGGGAGCTTGGAGTCTGGGCTGTCCCCTCCCACCATGCCCACCCTCTGTGGTGGCCCTGCCCCAGGCACAGAAGGGGTGGTGTGGCTCCCACACTGCTTCTGCCTGCCCTTGCCAGGTAAttcaggcccagagaggtcaaaAGACCTGCCCCACGTCACATAGTACCCTGACCTCTCTGGAGGCTTTTATCTGACTTAGGGCTGGTTGTATCGGGTCCGACTCCAGGGCACAGCTATCCTGAGCCAGCACTCCTGGGCCCCAGGGCAGTGCCACCAGCCCATCCTGCAGCTGAGGGCCTGGGTCTGCCCCTTCTCTGCTTGAGCCAAGAAGCCAGTCTACTCCCCTAAGCGGTGGTGAGGCACCTCCCCCCTTCTCGTTCTGtgcgcccccccgcccccaccctgtgGGATGCTGGCCCACCCTGGCACTGGAGGCCAGGCGCAGAGAGCCAGGTGGAGCCCTTAGGAGTTCTGGGCTGAGTGCCCTTTCCGCCCACAAGGCGGAAGGTGGTGCCCCGTCCCTACGCAGCAGTCGCGGAGCCGGGAAGCACCAGACCGAGCTCCGAGCTCCAGCTGCGTTGGAAATGCCTCCAGGCCAGTCGCCGGCCTCCAGCTTCCTGCCCACGCATCAGTCTCCGCTTGCCTCTCACCCAGCCCAGGGCCCCGGCGGAAGCCTTGGTTCAGAGACATAAAAGTTTCCAGGAAGCGTGGCTGCCTTGGGTGGAAGGGACCTGCAGGGCCGCCTGCTGTGGACTTGCGGGTGCTCGCAGGCCCAGGGGTGCGAGCTGCAGGGTCTTCCTGCCACCGCCCCgcctccttcctcccccagcctcctgctcTTCCCCAGTCCAGCTGGTGGCTGCGGGGACCACGGTGCTGCCGCTAAGtggtcttctctttcttcttttcctctttgtaaaCCCTGGGGTTTCCTGCCCTGTTCCCTCCCTGACCTACTCTTCGCCTCTTCACCTGGCGGGCAGAGGAAGCTGCGCTGGGATCTGTGAGGACAGAGTGCTCTGGCCGTGGTGCTGCCCGCGAGCTGTGTGCCGGCAcccgcaggccccgccccgccccgcaggCCCCGCCCCTCTCCGCTCCAGGCCAGGGCAGCAGGGGCTGCGAAGCCAGCTCTGCCCCTCTCCCGAGGGGGCTGCGCATCACCTTGGGGAAACTTAGGCGGGGCTTGGCCTCAAAGCTCGGCTGTTTCCCCTGGAAGAGGGGTCCTGAGGTTGGGGACCAGGTGTCCAGCTTGGGGGCAGAGATTCGTCTGCCAGGACCTGGACCGGGAGGGCACCTGGAGCGGGGAGGGAGGCTCGCCACAACCCCTGCTTCCAGCCTAACGGTCAGCTGCTCTGCCTTACACCGTGTCCTTTAACCCTTGCCTGGCTGTTATGGGGGAGGGCATCCGGGAATGGGGGCCTTCCTCCACATCAACTACTGGGAGGATAGCCCCCACCTGGCACACTGCGGTGCGGACCACCACTGCCCCCCCCCAGCCTGCAGCGGGAGGGTAGGGCTCTGGGGGAAATGCCCTCCTCGAGCTCCCAATCGGTTTGTGTCCTCAGGGCTGCTCTGGCCTCGGCGCACCAGTGCCACCCCCTGCCCAGGACGCTTAGTGTCCTCAAGAGCACGCCACAAGTGCGGGGCATGCACACCATCATCAGGTgagccctcctcccctccctcaggGCAGGGCGGGCGGGCGAGCCGCCCTTCCCTAACCTGGGGAATGACCGCCACCCGCAGAGACCGGGAAACCAGCCGCGACGAGTTCATTTTCTACTCTAAGAGGCTGATGCGGCTGCTCATCGAGCACGCACTCTCCTTCCTGCCGTTCCAGGTCTGAGGACAGGGTTGGGGGAGGCTGGGTAGCAGGGAGGGGGAGAAGAGGCTGCTCACCCTCACGCCCTCATCCCGCCCTGCACAGGACTGCATGGTGCAGACCCCACAGGGTCAGGACTACGCGGGCAAGTGCTATGCAGGGAAGCAGGTACCAGGGGCCTGGCCTGCAGTGGGAAATGGTTGGAAACGGGAGGCAGGGTCTGACCAGCTCAACCTCATCCCCCAGATCACTGGCGTGTCCATCCTGCGGGCCGGTGAGACCATGGAGCCTGCGCTGAGGGCCGTATGCAAGGACGTGCGCATTGGCACCATCCTCATCCAGACCAACCAACTCACTGGGGAGCCCGAGGTGAGGggcccctgggagggagggagtggaacTTCGGGGAGGGCGGGATATGGGTGGAGCccgaggagggggtgggggtggagtccCCGAGAGCCCTGCTGTGGTCCTCTGGTACCCCCTGACCCTGGGGCTTCCTACAGCTCCACTACCTGCGGCTCCCCAAGGACATCAGTGACGACCACGTGATCCTGATGGACTGCACAGTGTCCACGGGTGCGGCGGCCATGATGGCTGTGCGGGTGCTGCTGGtgagtggcggggggtggggggataggtgtgtggtgggggggagcggggggtggGTGTGTGATGGGGCAGGGCGGGTCCAGGGCCAGGGCCGCAGCTCAGCCCTTCACCCCGCAGGACCACGACGTGCCTGAGGACAAGATCTTCCTCCTGTCGCTGCTCATGGCAGAGATGGGCGTCCACTCGGTGGCCTACGCCTTCCCCCGCGTTAGAATCATCACCACAGCAGTAGACAAGCGCGTCAATGACCTCTTCCGTATCATCCCTGGCATTGGTGAGGCTGCCTGGCCTCCTCAGTGGCGCTCGGGGTAGGGTGGGGTGCAGGGGGGTGGGCAGGTGGGCCTGCCTGAGACCCCACCACAAGGACCTGCTTTTCCCCCAGGGAACTTTGGTGACCGCTACTTCGGGACCGACGCCGTCCCTGACGGGAGCGACGATGAAGAAGGGGGCTCCACTGGGTAGCCACCCACCCGCCCCAACTCCCCACGCCTCCCTGTCTCCCTTGAAGCTCAGAGTAGagatgttaatttattttaattaaaaaaagtgtTACCCATGTAACTTGtctaaacatttataaaataaagcttTAGGGAAAGGAAGCCGCAGCCAGTGAGCGGGGCTCAGGACTGTTATCCCACTTGGACCTGGCTTGGGGAGCGGGCCCCAGGGCTGCCCCAGACCTCAAGTTCTGAGGCCCCCATGGAGCCAGAGGACTGAGGGAGCCTGCCCTCCACTGGGTTCTGGCCAGggccctgcctcctcctgcccccagcccctgcaggaCAAGGGGTCCTGGTCTTGTACTTAACTTTCCTCGTGTCCAGGCTCAGCCACATTTAGGAGAGGGCAGAGCTGGACCTGCAGCTCCTGGCCCTGCTAGACAGGCCCTTGGTGGCCAACTGGCCTGGACCTAGGGCTCTGGGTCTTACAAGGTGTCAGCAGCCTCTACAACCACTACCCCTGCCACCCCCGCACCCTGCATGTTTGTACCACGGCAGGGGCAGTGGGTGGCAGGGAGGAGACTGGTGTGCGGGGGTGGCTGTAGGAAGCAGTGAGGAGCTAGTGCTGGCCACAGGGGCCCCACTTGCAGGGGAGACACCGGTGCCTCAGAGAGCCGGCCACACTGCTCAGGGCCAGAAACCACGTCCGGCCCTGCCTTCACTGTTTTTGGGCAAGGGCACCCATCAGGGTGCAGACCCGCCTGGCTCACAAACCTGAGGCGGATTCCCAGCTGCAGCAGGTGGGCTGTCAGAAGCCCCCACACAGACGTTCCCTCCACCTCACGGCCTGGTCTCACTCTTTCCTGCCCTCCTGGGTCTCTCTTGGTTCTCCACCCCCCTCACAAAGGCCATGTCATGGAAAAGCTAGTTGTGGGGCGGGGACAGGAAGTCTGGGTGGGGGCCAAGCGAAGGGCAGCAGATAAAGGCGGGAGTTTGGTCCAGAGGTGGTCAGGTGCAGGGTCAGAGGAGCGACACAGCCCTGAGGTCGGCAGAAGGGACCTCTCCCCCACAACCTGGTGAGTGGACAACTCCCCGCTCCAGCCCCgtctccagggccaaatttgttcattcattcatcctgtGCTCTAGTGCCTGGAGCCTGCAGCAGGCCTGGCCCTGCTCAAGTGCTGACAGGCAAGGAGGCAGAGATCCCCTTCTATCTGGCCAGCTCTTCCCAGATGAGAAATGAGGCAGACAGTTGACGAGCTGGGCAGGAACTAGGTCATCCCAGGAGGGGTCCCCCGGGTCCAGCTAGAGGCTAACCAGCTCCCAGAGAAGATATCAAAGCCACACCTGCTCATGCGTGTGCAAAGAGCACATGGCCGCAGACACACACGTGTGTGATACAGCTCAGGGCTCTCACCCCAACTCGGTCACCAGCCTGTGGGTGGGACAGCTTCCTCCCACTTCTCCAGAGTCAGTGGTGGCCTAGGACCAAGCCCTACCCCCTCAGGCTGAGGGTCCCTCACCAGAGACATCTCCCGGAGACAAGGTCACAGCTTAGGGGGGTTCT
This portion of the Ovis canadensis isolate MfBH-ARS-UI-01 breed Bighorn chromosome 13, ARS-UI_OviCan_v2, whole genome shotgun sequence genome encodes:
- the UCKL1 gene encoding uridine-cytidine kinase-like 1 isoform X9, which produces MAFADKTLLELLDMKIFVDTDSDIRLVRRLRRDISERGRDIEGVIKQYNKFVKPAFDQYIQPTMRVADIVVPRGSGNTVAIDLIVQHVHSQLEERELSVRAALASAHQCHPLPRTLSVLKSTPQVRGMHTIIRDRETSRDEFIFYSKRLMRLLIEHALSFLPFQDCMVQTPQGQDYAGKCYAGKQITGVSILRAGETMEPALRAVCKDVRIGTILIQTNQLTGEPELHYLRLPKDISDDHVILMDCTVSTGAAAMMAVRVLLDHDVPEDKIFLLSLLMAEMGVHSVAYAFPRVRIITTAVDKRVNDLFRIIPGIGNFGDRYFGTDAVPDGSDDEEGGSTG